A section of the Castanea sativa cultivar Marrone di Chiusa Pesio chromosome 12, ASM4071231v1 genome encodes:
- the LOC142621368 gene encoding uncharacterized protein LOC142621368 has translation MLLLSQAPNLSAKRCSLSSSPLNPKFSNPKPFLFSNRKPKLTATSKPLNLTLAKPEGGIDSSSATKPTTPFHNDQTVFVGQENVPLEGVIQFDKPTSDSSFSSRLNKWGWVALLAGGDVLALLLFAAIGRFSHGFTVFDTETLRTADPFIAGWFLSAYFLGGYAEDGRGMNGLSKGVIAAAKSWALGIPLGIVIRSLSSGHFPPYNFILVTMGSTAVLLVGWRTILYNILPNDKSKKSDVYRRGSPFELFELLTSLVRRW, from the exons ATGCTTCTGCTAAGCCAAGCTCCAAACCTCTCAGCCAAGCGATGTTCTCTCTCATCCTCTCCTCTCAACCCCAAATTCAGTAACCCAAAACCCTTCCTCTTCTCCAACCGCAAACCCAAACTCACTGCCACTTCAAAACCTCTCAATCTCACTCTTGCAAAACCAGAAGGAGGCATCGATTCCAGCTCTGCAACCAAACCAACCACGCCTTTTCACAATGACCAAACCGTTTTTGTGGGCCAAGAAAACGTTCCCTTGGAAGGTGTCATTCAGTTCGACAAACCCACGTCggattcttctttttcttcacgtTTGAACAAATGGGG ttgggTTGCTTTGCTTGCTGGTGGGGACGTTTTGGCTTTGCTTTTGTTCGCTGCAATTGGAAGGTTTAGTCATGGTTTTACTGTTTTTGACACTGAGACACTGCGCACGGCTGACCCTTTTATTGCTG GGTGGTTTTTGAGTGCTTACTTCCTTGGAGGTTATGCGGAGGATGGCCGTGGAATGAATGGACTTTCAAAGGGTGTCATTGCTGCTGCTAAGTCATGGGCGCTGGGAATTCCA TTGGGAATAGTTATAAGGTCTCTATCGTCGGGCCATTTTCCGCCATATAACTTTATACTAGTAACAATGGGAAGTACTGCTGTTTTACTCGTTGGATGGAGAACAATACTGTACAACATTCTGCCCAATGATAAGAGCAAGAAGAGTGATGTATATCGCCGTGGCAGCCCTTTTGAACTGTTTGAG TTGCTCACGTCATTAGTACGAAGGTGGTGA